CGTCGCTGAGGCCGTCGCCGTGGCGCGGGAGCGCGGCATCTTCGTCGTTTGGGTAATTCCGTTCCCCTTTTCTACTGCTAATTTGCTTCTTCTCAGTTACGGCCATACGGGAGTACTTATTATTTCTTTCAATGCAAGACGGGCCTCTGATTTCTTGGGAGCAATCCATTCTAATTCGTGTTCTAAGTAATCTCTATCTCTTCTTGGCGTGGTACCACGGTTCCTGTTTTGCTGGTCCCGTTCCATTAGCCTTGCAATTTCCCATGTACTCCTAGCACTATTTTCTTTTGTCAAGTTCAACAACTGTCTGCGGCAGCATGAGACCTTCGCTCTTTCCAGAATCCACTCACTTGTTCTTTATTCTTGACTATCCTGCTTTGCACAAGTACATATGTCAGTACTATTTCTTCTCTACCATTTTTTTATCATAAAAGTGATTGTCCTTGTTTAATCATAAAACTGCTGACAGATGGTGAGGTACTTCGCTTTGGCCTCTACCCTGGTTTGGTTACAAGTTCGAACAAATCCCTTTGTGTTTTACTGTTTCATGTAGGGCAACAAATGACATGACAGCATTCCACATTTCACCATGTATAACGATGTGACACAATAGTCGTATTATTCTCTCTAATCAAAGTTTCCAATCAGGGCATTTGAGGGTCGGTGAATTAAGTGGTTGTTGACTAGTTGGTATGCTTTATTTGTTTCTTTCTAGACAAAGTAGAAATCTGAGTGTTGTCAGACGTTTGTAATGGTGTGGTGTTATTTTAAAAATTAAAATCTGATGCAAAACGAATACTCCAGCTAGCATGGTCTCAATTCTGGTAGTATGCAGCGCGCACTTCAATTTTGGAATAACTTCTTTTGCTTCATTATGGAGTATGTGCAAGGTAATGCATCAGTTTCCTATTGGTTGTACCGAAGCATACGCCATTCTAAATTCTGCTAAACATGCTTTGTGATACTAATTTGATCATGAATATTGCAACCTGCAAGCTAACCTCTGTTTGTGTAATCACACTTTCCCCTATTTCTTCTCAAACTAGTGCGGTTTAGAAAGCAGGCTAGTAATTTGGATGCCTAAGCACTCTCACCATTCTTAGAGCCGGGGTATTGATTGACAGTGAACTATGCTATGTAGGTTGTCAGAGAGCATGACCCTTCTGGAAGAGATGTTGAACTTTTCCGCCGACACTTGTATTCTGGAGGAAAGGGTCCGACAGTGAAAGGTTTGAAAGGTGCAGAGCTGGCTGACGGGCTTTTTATCAAAGAAGGTGACTACAAGTTGGTGAAGACAAGATTTAGTGCTTTCTTTGCGACGCACCTTGATTCCGTTCTTAAAACACAAGGAATAAAGAACTTGGTAGTTGTTGGTAAGCACTGATACACACCGACTGATATAAAAGTTACTGTTTTTTTTGTCAGAATGGTAATTGGTGGCTGTAAGACCCGTCTCTTTTGTGTAACTGTATAATTACTTTCTTCTGACTCCTTACCTTTCTCATCTTTTCAAAATGCATATGGTGGCAATAACTCTGCTCTTACGAGCGTGAATCCATAACGGAAGAATTGTGCAATGCAGCAATCTTTTTATACCTTGCACATACACCATTGTTTATGCTGTAGAGTTCAGTACTACATGTAGGAAAAACCTTGTTTAGAGCAAATATTAATTCCTTTGTTTATGCTTAATTGGCCAATGTCAAGTTGGGCAGCTGCATTTATTGTTCTGTATATATGTGATGATTTTCAGGTGTTCAAACGCCAAATTGCATTCGGCAGACTGTCTACGATGCTGTGGAATTGGACTATGAGAAAGTTATTGTCCTTATTGATGCAACAGCTGCTGCTAGGCCAGATATCCATTTGGGTGAGTATTCTTCCTTCACACCAGCCCTTCTATTTTACTCTCCATGTCAAATACATATGGAGCTGGCACTTGGCGATTCCTTATGAGTATGTTTAAACTAATGTTGAGATGGTACTTGACATTAATCAGGGAAAGTTTGAAAGATAGTTTTCCATGTTAATAAAATTCACCTTTTAATATCCTTTCTTTCCTCTCAtggggatgcactaagagctacacTCAGTTGAAGGCATAGTCTGTATCGTCAGATTGTCAAATTGATTTTCCCTATTGCATAGTGTTCTTTGTTTAAGTGGCACAATCAAAGAACTTTATTTCCAGAACACACTCAAAGTGTCGATCAGTCGATCTGCATCAGTACATAACTTACTAAAAGAAAATTTTGAGTTATTTCTAGAAATGTAAGCTGAATATTCCGTTTCCACATAAAAACATTAGAAATTTAAAAATAAGGAGTTTTACTCATGCTGCATCCAAATTCATGACCCTTGTCCTGATTACACCATGCGTGTATGCATCATGTGGCACACATGGTTATAAACTGCATGATCTTAGTTTGAACATGCAAGGGACATTTTGATCACCAACGAATGATATGCTTTGTTCAAAATAAGTTACACGGGTAGCAAAATTCTTTCAGAAATTATTATCTACAGCTCATTTTGGTGACTGGAGAGCTTTTCTCTTTCACAGCTCATAAAGTTTTTGTTTGCTGCCTTAGATTCCTGGGATTTACTGCTAACTGAATGATGGATTTATACATCATCAAACCTTGTATTCCTTTCTTTTCTGCTGTTACGTGGTCATATAAACATATCAATTGAAGGACATGCAAAAGAGCACTCCCTATACAGCATGTAAAATTATTGAATTTTGAAGAAATCGAACTCGTGCTGCAACCCTATTCATGGTCATCATGGATTTATTACCTGGCTTTATTACACCAACAAGCATATGTAAATCATGTGGCACCCACGGTTTGGAAATGCATGTGGTAGAATGCTTATAAAGGGGCAGTTTGATCACCCAGTACGAAAGTTACAAGTTACTTTGTAAAGAACACAACTATAGCTATGACCCATGTTGCTGAATGCAATGTTGCCATCTTCGATAGTTGAGAGAGTGAATATTTTGTTGATTCCATTTAATCTGTTTCCTATAATTTAGTATAATTGGTGACTTAAGGCAGCTACTTTTATGTTTCGCAGCAAATATCAGAGATATGAAGACCATCGGCGTGGAAACACCAACCTTGGAAGAGTGGCGCCGTTAAGCTTGTGGGTGGTGTACTTCATTCTTGGCACGAAGTGACATGCATATGTGCAGTAGAGGCAACaaatgcgctaccacctccttgctCCCCATTCAGTCCCGACAAATGTAAATATGTTAATATTTGCATGGTTACATATATACAACTTCTAATCCGTCCTACATAGAGTTAATCATACAGTGTCATGTGGTTTCCCTTTATATGTGGTGGACTTTAGGGATCTAGTGTAAGGTAGTAGCCAACTCCAGACCCAGAACAGGGCGATTGGAAGGTGCTCGGGTTGTAGAAATTTTTGGTCTTTTGGAGAACGGATGGTTTGAGATGCCAGGTAGATGTTAAAACATCATTTGCATATGAATGCACATCAGTTGCAATGGTTGAGTAACCGTGTGAGATCTTGGCCAGGTCGGTTTTTCAGTTTAAGAGGTTGTTGGAAAAGTCTCTTTGTTTTCCATTGCTTGTCTATGTACTTTAGGCATGGAGTACTAGGAACGGTTAGAGATTTCAGGTCTGCATCGTGATGTAGATCAGTATTCAATTTTGGTAACTGTTGCAATGGTTGCATAGCTACTGTTGGACAGAACTTGCAGAGCGTCTTTTTTCTTAAACGATGTGATTGTTTTTTTCTTGCACTGTTG
This portion of the Triticum dicoccoides isolate Atlit2015 ecotype Zavitan chromosome 7A, WEW_v2.0, whole genome shotgun sequence genome encodes:
- the LOC119330551 gene encoding probable inactive nicotinamidase At3g16190 isoform X1 → MPSHLALLSCLLVLLLSLDKFLLHYLKRWLSGGGGSIIPRIPTGAFRPRSHRPMAAAGRWSETAMLVIDMQKDFVDPAMGSPVLVAGGEAVVPAVAEAVAVARERGIFVVWVVREHDPSGRDVELFRRHLYSGGKGPTVKGLKGAELADGLFIKEGDYKLVKTRFSAFFATHLDSVLKTQGIKNLVVVGVQTPNCIRQTVYDAVELDYEKVIVLIDATAAARPDIHLANIRDMKTIGVETPTLEEWRR
- the LOC119330551 gene encoding probable inactive nicotinamidase At3g16190 isoform X2; its protein translation is MPSHLALLSCLLVLLLSLDKFLLHYLKRWLSGGGGSIIPRIPTGAFRPRSHRPMAAAGRWSETAMLVIDMQKDFVDPAMGSPVLVAGGEAVVPAVAEAVAVARERGIFVVWVVREHDPSGRDVELFRRHLYSGGKGPTVKGLKGAELADGLFIKEGVQTPNCIRQTVYDAVELDYEKVIVLIDATAAARPDIHLANIRDMKTIGVETPTLEEWRR